A genome region from Carya illinoinensis cultivar Pawnee chromosome 2, C.illinoinensisPawnee_v1, whole genome shotgun sequence includes the following:
- the LOC122301729 gene encoding putative leucine-rich repeat receptor-like serine/threonine-protein kinase At2g24130: protein MASCFRCEQSWHFAREYPKVSQVGMAGAMLLDSACDLANSKALIYATQCYLPSFMTDKDAMHLACSQQLFHTSCWGFKADYKKHLRNQSYQQSSNKPAVPELMARFLHSIFPLCFQCIIVTSVLGFIPKFIHSLTLQSDIQVLRTLKHSFDPNSISSTSYLNTWDFMADPCDCAGEQFLGILCRIPLDDSPSRIISIDLDGAGYDGFLTPSIGNLTELTILNLSKNKIHRTIPETISKLRKLTRLSLAANSLVGTIPNEITLLKNLEHLDLSGNRLSGSIPTNISGLRSLTYLSLSGNTLTGTIPDLTGLWQLNYLDLGSNQLYGNLPYFPVRLTTLSINYNILTGHISPIKKLKDLIRLDVSGNRLSGVISRDILSLPRLVYLNVSNNHFTATELVNFSALGTELQVLDAQNNQFHGYLPANLVKIQNLSTINLAHNQFYGPIPRGYGAKLERPWRILQRCQKLP, encoded by the exons ATGGCCTCATGCTTTAGATGCGAGCAGTCTTGGCACTTTGCTAGGGAGTACCCTAAGGTGAGCCAAGTAGGCATGGCTGGTGCAATGCTCCTAGATTCTGCTTGCGATTTAGCGAATTCTAAAGCATTGATATATGCAACACAATGTTACCTACCATCGTTCATGACAGATAAAGATGCAATGCACTTAGCAt GTTCTCAGCAGCTATTCCATACATCATGCTGGGGGTTCAAAGCTGACTATAAGAAGCATTTGAGAAACCAATCGTACCAACAATCCAGCAATAAGCCAGCTGTGCCTGAACTAATGGCCAGATTCCTGCATTCCATCTTCCCCCTTTGTTTCCAGTGTATCATTGTAACTTCAGTACTAGGTTTTATTCCAAAGTTTATTCATTCATTAACCCTGCAATCTGATATCCAAGTACTTCGTACCCTGAAGCATTCATTTGATCCCAACTCGATCTCCTCAACATCATACCTTAATACTTGGGACTTCATGGCAGATCCGTGCGACTGTGCAGGTGAACAGTTTCTTGGAATTTTATGTCGTATTCCTCTGGATGATTCTCCTAGCAGGATTATATCAATTGATCTCGATGGCGCTGGATATGACGGGTTTCTGACACCATCAATTGGGAACCTGACCGAGCTCACCATTCTCAACCTCAGTAAGAACAAGATTCACAGAACAATACCCGAAACCATATCCAAACTTAGAAAGCTCACCAGACTTTCCCTGGCAGCCAATTCCCTCGTAGGCACCATTCCTAATGAAATCACTCTGCTCAAGAATCTTGAACATCTAGACCTTTCAGGAAACAGACTCTCTGGCTCAATTCCAACTAATATATCTGGATTACGAAGCTTGACCTACTTAAGCTTGTCCGGCAACACACTCACAGGCACGATCCCAGACCTAACAGGATTGTGGCAGCTAAACTATCTAGATCTGGGTTCCAATCAGCTCTATGGAAACTTGCCATATTTTCCTGTGAGATTGACAACACTTTCAATAAACTATAATATACTTACAGGCCACATCTCTCCAATTAAGAAGCTCAAAGACCTCATCCGGCTAGATGTAAGTGGTAATAGGCTTTCAGGGGTCATTAGCAGAGACATTCTTTCATTACCTAGACTGGTTTACCTGAATGTTTCAAATAATCACTTTACTGCAACAGAGTTGGTCAACTTCTCTGCATTAGGGACGGAACTTCAAGTGCttgatgcacaaaacaaccaattCCATGGTTATCTGCCTGCCAATTTGGTTAAAATTCAGAACTTATCCACAATTAATCTGGCACATAATCAATTCTATGGTCCAATACCAAGAGGATACGGAGCCAAACTAGAGCGACCATGGAGAATCCT GCAGCGTTGCCAGAAACTGCCTTAG
- the LOC122300162 gene encoding protein YIF1B-A isoform X2 produces the protein MYNNVGTQSDVPIPPTNSQPNPFGNSFYGAGSGLIRGGLGAYGEKFLGSSSEYVQSNISRYFSDPQYYFQVNDQYVRNKLKAVLFPFLHRGHWTRITEPVGGRLSYKPPIYDINAPDLYIPFMAFGTYVVLAGFSLGLHGKFSPEALNWLFIKGLLGWFLQVALLKVTLLSLGSGEAPLLDIVAYAGYTFTGMCLAVLGKLVWGYSYYFLMPWTCLCMGIFLVKTMKRVLFAEAF, from the exons ATGTACAACAATGTGGGGACCCAGTCTGATGTTCCAATACCACCGACAAATTCTCAGCCTAATCcatttggaaattcattttatgGAGCCGGTTCGGGGCTTATCAGAGGAGGATTGGGTGCATATGGAGAAAAATTTTTAGGATCGAGCTCTGAATATGTGCAAAGCAAC ATAAGCAGGTATTTCTCAGATCCCCAATACTATTTCCAAGTGAATGACCAATATGTAAGGAACAAGTTGAAGGCTGTGCTGTTTCCATTCCTGCATAGG ggCCATTGGACACGGATAACTGAGCCAGTAGGGGGCAGACTCTCTTATAAACCGCCAATTTATGATATAAATGCACCGGACCTGTACATTCCATTTATGGCATTTGGTACCTATGTCGTTCTTGCtgggttctcattgggtctTCATGGGAA GTTTAGCCCAGAAGCTCTGAACTGGTTGTTTATCAAGGGATTGTTGGGGTGGTTTCTGCAAGTTGCACTTCTGAAAGTGACATTGCTTTCATTGGGTAGTGGAGAGGCACCCCTGCTTGATATTGTGGCTTATGCAGGTTATACTTTCACAGGGATGTGTTTGGCTGTCCTTGGGAAGTTGGTGTGGGGATACTCGTACTATTTTTTGATGCCTTGGACCTGCCTATGCATGGGTATTTTCTTGGTAAAAACAATGAAGCGAGTGCTCTTTGCAGAG GCATTCTGA
- the LOC122300162 gene encoding protein YIF1B isoform X1: MYNNVGTQSDVPIPPTNSQPNPFGNSFYGAGSGLIRGGLGAYGEKFLGSSSEYVQSNISRYFSDPQYYFQVNDQYVRNKLKAVLFPFLHRGHWTRITEPVGGRLSYKPPIYDINAPDLYIPFMAFGTYVVLAGFSLGLHGKFSPEALNWLFIKGLLGWFLQVALLKVTLLSLGSGEAPLLDIVAYAGYTFTGMCLAVLGKLVWGYSYYFLMPWTCLCMGIFLVKTMKRVLFAEVRSYDSSKHHYLLLFIALAQLPLFIWLGNISVNWLL, from the exons ATGTACAACAATGTGGGGACCCAGTCTGATGTTCCAATACCACCGACAAATTCTCAGCCTAATCcatttggaaattcattttatgGAGCCGGTTCGGGGCTTATCAGAGGAGGATTGGGTGCATATGGAGAAAAATTTTTAGGATCGAGCTCTGAATATGTGCAAAGCAAC ATAAGCAGGTATTTCTCAGATCCCCAATACTATTTCCAAGTGAATGACCAATATGTAAGGAACAAGTTGAAGGCTGTGCTGTTTCCATTCCTGCATAGG ggCCATTGGACACGGATAACTGAGCCAGTAGGGGGCAGACTCTCTTATAAACCGCCAATTTATGATATAAATGCACCGGACCTGTACATTCCATTTATGGCATTTGGTACCTATGTCGTTCTTGCtgggttctcattgggtctTCATGGGAA GTTTAGCCCAGAAGCTCTGAACTGGTTGTTTATCAAGGGATTGTTGGGGTGGTTTCTGCAAGTTGCACTTCTGAAAGTGACATTGCTTTCATTGGGTAGTGGAGAGGCACCCCTGCTTGATATTGTGGCTTATGCAGGTTATACTTTCACAGGGATGTGTTTGGCTGTCCTTGGGAAGTTGGTGTGGGGATACTCGTACTATTTTTTGATGCCTTGGACCTGCCTATGCATGGGTATTTTCTTGGTAAAAACAATGAAGCGAGTGCTCTTTGCAGAGGTGAGGAGTTATGATTCGAGCAAGCACCATTATCTCTTGCTCTTTATTGCTCTGGCTCAACTCCCACTTTTCATCTGGCTTGGCAATATTAGTGTTAATTGGCTTTTGTAA